In the Sulfobacillus thermosulfidooxidans DSM 9293 genome, CTCTGATGAATGCGGTGCCGCATCCCGGACAAATTGTTAGCGGGTCTGTGGTTGTCGATGGTATTGGGGATATGCTCAAAATTGACAAGGAAAGCCGAAGACAGGCGCGCGGACGGCATATCGGGTTTGTTTTTCAGGCGGCACAAAATTCCTTGAACCCACTTCGGCGTATCGGGCACCAAGTGCTGGATTTAGGGCGATCGCATAATGTCAAGGATTTGCGAGCTCTTATTCGGCGAGCCAAAGATTTATTGACACGAATGGGTCTCAATGCGGATCGTGTCTTAACATCCTATCAACACGAGTTGTCGGGGGGGATGCGCCAACGCGTGGGTATTATGTTTGCCCTGGTTTTAGATGCCCAAGTGGTCATCTTGGACGAACCAACAACGGCTTTAGACATGATTTCGCAGGCGGCAGTTCTTCAAATTGTGCGCCAGATCCATGTAGAGCGGGGATTGACGACGATTCTCATTACCCATGATATGGGCGTCGTGGCTGACCTTGCCGACAATGTGGTTGTGATGTATGGCGGCGAATTGGCAGAAGCGGGTCCAACCGAACAGGTCCTCGCACATCCTGCCCACCCTTATACGCAAGGTCTGATTAGGGCTATTCCCCGAATCACGGGTGAGCTCGAGCAAGCTGTCGCTCTACCTGGTTCTCCTCCCGATGCGGTGACGTTTTTCCAGCCCGGTTGTCTTTTTGCGGCGCGGTGCCCTCTACGCTTTGCGCCGTGTGAGCTCACTCGACCAGTGTATGAACGTCTAGGTCCCAGTCGACATGTCGCATGCTTTCGGGTGACACAACATGATTAATGTGACTAACCTGGTTAAAGTATTCCCATCGCGTAAGGGACTCCTCGGACGTGACGCTGTGGTGG is a window encoding:
- a CDS encoding ABC transporter ATP-binding protein; this encodes MGVNLSRAHVQPVGISIRNLKVVYHTGQGDIPAVNGINLDIPAGQITGIIGESGSGKSTLAMALMNAVPHPGQIVSGSVVVDGIGDMLKIDKESRRQARGRHIGFVFQAAQNSLNPLRRIGHQVLDLGRSHNVKDLRALIRRAKDLLTRMGLNADRVLTSYQHELSGGMRQRVGIMFALVLDAQVVILDEPTTALDMISQAAVLQIVRQIHVERGLTTILITHDMGVVADLADNVVVMYGGELAEAGPTEQVLAHPAHPYTQGLIRAIPRITGELEQAVALPGSPPDAVTFFQPGCLFAARCPLRFAPCELTRPVYERLGPSRHVACFRVTQHD